A region of Lacinutrix sp. Hel_I_90 DNA encodes the following proteins:
- a CDS encoding ice-binding family protein: protein MKIKNLILPFVILCISLFSGCSDDDFEEVIGLCPVVTSTNPLDGAINVPLDQTITVLFNKEMNPTTFTQSSFIIEEAGSVVIAGNVSLSGATASFNPTNALLINTTYVGTVKTLVKDMDGNALQEDYVFTFSTGSTVTPVVASTDPLDLATNVFLNKTVAANFNMLMNHSTINTSTFTLRQGTTEVLGVVSYSGQTALFNPTNNLLDATEYTATMTTGARNVQGTALVSDYTWTFTTGTITGPTVISTDPMNNASGVALDKVITAVFSETMDNTTINNTSFTLKNGATVITGALSYSGTTLTFVPGSPLLEGTTYTGTITTDAQSLSGIALANDYVWNFNTLSTGGTLVDLQSVARFGIIAGVAVSNNAGFSEIRNMDVGIYPGVRSSLTGFPPAIVVNGAIFASDDTAPAGVPAMLLQAKDDLTAAYLFAEGASSPAPATVSGDQGGTTLAPGIYKTTSTLLIESGDLTLDAQGDPNATWIFQIASDFTTVGGAGGNVILAGGAKAKNVFWQVGRSATIGDYTDFKGNILALTSITMNSYSTAEGRMLARNGAVIMTHTNIITKPID, encoded by the coding sequence ATGAAAATTAAAAATTTAATTTTACCCTTTGTAATACTATGTATTTCATTGTTTTCTGGATGTTCAGATGATGATTTTGAAGAAGTCATAGGTCTTTGCCCTGTTGTTACCTCAACAAATCCGTTGGATGGTGCTATAAATGTACCATTAGACCAAACGATTACGGTTTTGTTTAACAAGGAGATGAATCCAACAACGTTTACCCAATCTTCTTTTATTATAGAAGAAGCAGGTTCAGTTGTTATTGCAGGAAATGTTTCTCTTAGTGGAGCAACGGCTTCGTTTAACCCAACAAATGCTTTATTAATTAACACGACCTATGTTGGTACTGTTAAAACATTAGTAAAGGATATGGACGGTAATGCTTTGCAAGAAGACTATGTTTTTACATTTAGCACCGGTTCAACGGTTACGCCAGTGGTTGCTTCAACAGATCCATTGGACTTAGCAACTAATGTATTTCTTAACAAAACAGTTGCTGCAAATTTTAATATGTTGATGAATCATTCAACGATTAACACCAGTACTTTCACCTTGAGACAAGGAACAACTGAGGTTCTAGGTGTTGTGAGCTATTCAGGTCAAACGGCCCTATTTAATCCAACGAACAATCTTTTGGATGCTACTGAATATACTGCTACTATGACTACAGGAGCACGGAATGTTCAAGGTACCGCTTTAGTAAGTGATTATACGTGGACCTTTACTACAGGAACTATTACAGGGCCTACAGTAATTTCTACTGATCCTATGAATAATGCTTCAGGAGTTGCTCTTGATAAGGTTATCACGGCAGTCTTTAGTGAAACCATGGATAATACAACGATTAATAATACGTCTTTTACTTTAAAAAATGGAGCAACGGTAATAACTGGAGCCCTATCTTATTCTGGCACAACACTAACCTTTGTTCCAGGAAGTCCTCTTTTAGAAGGTACAACCTATACCGGTACTATCACAACGGATGCTCAAAGTCTTAGCGGTATTGCATTGGCAAATGACTATGTATGGAACTTTAATACGCTGTCCACCGGTGGAACCTTGGTAGATCTGCAAAGTGTTGCAAGATTTGGAATTATTGCAGGTGTTGCGGTAAGCAACAATGCTGGATTTAGTGAAATTAGAAATATGGATGTAGGTATTTACCCAGGCGTAAGAAGTTCTTTAACTGGATTTCCTCCAGCAATTGTAGTTAATGGCGCTATTTTCGCTTCAGATGATACCGCACCTGCAGGCGTACCTGCCATGTTATTACAAGCTAAAGATGACTTGACAGCTGCTTATTTATTTGCTGAAGGAGCCTCTTCTCCAGCCCCTGCAACAGTGTCTGGTGATCAAGGTGGTACAACGTTAGCACCAGGGATCTATAAAACAACCTCTACTCTTTTAATAGAATCAGGAGATTTAACACTTGATGCACAAGGCGACCCTAATGCGACCTGGATTTTCCAAATTGCTTCTGACTTTACAACAGTAGGTGGTGCAGGTGGAAATGTGATTTTAGCAGGTGGTGCTAAAGCTAAAAACGTTTTTTGGCAAGTTGGTAGATCTGCTACTATAGGAGATTATACCGATTTTAAAGGAAACATATTAGCCTTAACCTCTATTACAATGAATTCATATTCAACCGCAGAAGGTAGAATGTTAGCTAGAAATGGAGCTGTTATAATGACACATACCAATATTATTACTAAACCTATTGATTAA
- a CDS encoding OmpA family protein, which produces MKNKINLKKGSHSAWSLSLKSLFVSALIVIGIQAVQAQEGQYSAPTWYFGVAAGTNANFYEGSTNQLSTDFTPPTTFHKGNGFGLFLAPSIEFYKPNTRFGFILQAGLDSRKGNFDQQLTDCNCPANLSTDLSYITVEPSLRYAPFKSNLYFYGGPRFAFVQNQAFTYEQGINPNLPNQMAPADVEGDFSAVEKTIISAQIGAGYDIPLSSNSQKTQFTLSPFIAFHPYFGQNPRAIETWNLTTIRAGVVLKFGQGHRIDTPVQVATVVVPPKVDFTVDAPLNIPEKRIVREIFPLRNYVYFDLGSTEISNRYKLLKKGEVKAFSREQLETEPPLIQSGRSARQMNVYYNVINILGDRMVKYPSTSINLVGSSKQGPEDAEAMAGSVKSYLVDVFGINATRISIKGQFKPEKPEGNGGVQADMVLLREGDRRVSIESNSSELLMEFQSGPNAPLKPIEIVAMQEAPIDSYVTFSAKSDEVKFKKWSLEISDAEGVTQKFGPYTGESVSISGKSILGTRPEGTYNVKMIGQTESGDTIVKETSTHMVLWTPSEIEEGIRYSIIFEFDQSTAPSLYKEYLSTIVSPKIPENGTVIIHGHTDIIGERDYNKILSTQRANEVKDILKNSLLKVGRNDVTFKILGLGEAENVSPFDNKYPEERAYNRTVIIDIIPSKI; this is translated from the coding sequence ATGAAAAATAAAATTAATTTAAAAAAGGGATCGCATTCAGCGTGGTCCCTTTCTCTAAAAAGCCTTTTTGTAAGTGCTTTAATAGTTATCGGAATCCAAGCTGTACAGGCACAAGAGGGGCAATATTCTGCACCTACCTGGTATTTTGGAGTAGCTGCTGGAACTAACGCTAATTTCTATGAAGGTTCAACCAATCAGTTGTCTACAGATTTTACACCTCCTACAACGTTCCATAAAGGAAACGGGTTTGGATTGTTTCTTGCGCCTAGTATTGAGTTTTACAAACCCAATACAAGATTCGGATTTATTTTACAAGCAGGATTAGACAGTCGCAAAGGAAATTTCGATCAGCAATTAACAGATTGTAATTGTCCAGCAAACTTGAGTACAGACCTAAGCTATATTACCGTAGAGCCTAGTTTGCGTTATGCACCATTTAAGTCGAATTTATATTTCTATGGCGGACCGCGTTTTGCTTTTGTTCAAAATCAAGCATTTACGTACGAACAAGGCATAAATCCAAATTTACCTAATCAAATGGCACCTGCAGATGTCGAAGGCGATTTTAGTGCTGTGGAGAAAACAATTATCTCTGCCCAAATTGGTGCAGGATATGATATCCCCTTGTCTTCTAATAGTCAAAAGACACAATTTACACTGTCACCTTTTATAGCATTTCATCCTTATTTTGGACAGAATCCACGTGCTATTGAAACCTGGAATTTAACGACTATTAGAGCAGGTGTTGTTCTTAAGTTTGGTCAAGGTCACAGAATTGATACTCCAGTGCAAGTTGCCACTGTAGTAGTTCCTCCTAAAGTTGACTTTACCGTTGATGCGCCCTTAAATATTCCTGAAAAACGAATTGTAAGAGAAATATTTCCATTACGTAATTATGTGTATTTTGATTTGGGATCCACTGAAATTTCAAACCGTTATAAGCTACTTAAAAAGGGTGAAGTAAAGGCCTTCAGTAGAGAACAATTGGAAACAGAACCACCATTAATTCAATCTGGGCGTTCAGCAAGACAAATGAATGTTTATTATAATGTTATCAATATTCTTGGTGATCGTATGGTTAAATATCCTTCAACTTCAATTAATTTGGTGGGGTCATCAAAGCAGGGGCCAGAAGATGCTGAAGCAATGGCAGGCTCTGTTAAGAGCTACTTAGTGGATGTATTTGGAATTAATGCGACAAGAATTAGTATTAAAGGCCAATTTAAACCAGAAAAACCAGAAGGAAATGGTGGTGTTCAAGCCGATATGGTTCTTCTACGTGAAGGCGATCGTCGCGTTTCTATTGAGAGCAATTCTTCAGAATTATTAATGGAATTCCAAAGTGGGCCCAATGCACCGCTTAAACCAATAGAAATTGTTGCCATGCAAGAAGCGCCTATTGACAGCTATGTAACCTTTAGTGCAAAGAGTGATGAAGTAAAGTTTAAGAAGTGGTCATTGGAGATTTCAGATGCTGAGGGCGTTACACAAAAATTTGGGCCTTACACAGGAGAAAGTGTTAGCATTTCTGGAAAATCAATTTTAGGCACGCGTCCTGAAGGCACCTACAACGTGAAAATGATAGGGCAAACTGAAAGTGGTGATACCATCGTAAAAGAAACGTCTACACATATGGTGTTGTGGACGCCATCTGAGATAGAAGAAGGAATAAGATACAGTATTATTTTTGAATTCGATCAGTCAACCGCACCGTCTCTATATAAAGAGTATTTAAGTACTATTGTAAGTCCTAAGATTCCTGAAAACGGAACGGTTATTATTCATGGTCATACTGATATTATAGGAGAAAGAGATTATAATAAAATATTATCTACCCAACGTGCTAATGAAGTGAAAGATATTCTTAAAAACAGCCTTTTAAAAGTAGGAAGAAATGATGTTACCTTTAAGATATTAGGATTAGGTGAGGCTGAAAATGTGTCTCCTTTTGATAATAAATATCCAGAAGAAAGAGCTTATAACAGAACTGTGATTATTGATATTATTCCTAGTAAAATATAA
- a CDS encoding lmo0937 family membrane protein has protein sequence MRSLLYIIAVLLIIGWALGFFAYSAGGLIHVLLVVAVIAILLRLIGGKGI, from the coding sequence ATGAGAAGTCTATTATACATTATTGCAGTCCTCTTGATTATTGGTTGGGCATTAGGCTTTTTCGCCTACAGTGCAGGTGGATTGATACATGTTTTATTAGTTGTTGCTGTTATAGCGATACTATTGAGACTGATAGGCGGTAAAGGAATTTAG
- a CDS encoding EcsC family protein, with protein sequence MQKISSTKITEAHRKELYRAMLLLENPSIAAKITNFIGKPIEKGLEMLPASWHEKIGAVTQASLLKATDAAIYTMKDKPNEGSSNWWHKIGVAVSGGAGGFFGLPALALELPISTTIMLRSIADIARAEGESIHDIQTKLACLEVFALGGENKLDDATESGYFVIRAALAKSVSEATEFLAAKTLAEEGAPALIRFIINIAERFSIQVTEKVAAQAIPAIGAVGGVIINSIFIDHFQDMAKGHFVVRRLERIYGQEDIKYLYGEMLKLK encoded by the coding sequence ATGCAAAAAATAAGTAGTACTAAAATAACAGAAGCGCATCGCAAAGAGTTATATCGTGCCATGTTGTTACTTGAAAACCCAAGCATTGCAGCGAAAATCACCAATTTCATTGGAAAACCTATTGAGAAGGGATTAGAAATGTTACCAGCAAGTTGGCATGAAAAAATAGGAGCGGTAACACAGGCATCGTTGTTAAAAGCAACAGATGCTGCTATATATACCATGAAGGACAAACCCAACGAAGGTTCTTCAAATTGGTGGCATAAAATTGGAGTTGCTGTTTCTGGTGGTGCTGGCGGCTTTTTTGGGTTACCAGCGCTAGCTTTAGAGCTTCCCATTTCTACCACTATAATGTTAAGGTCAATTGCGGATATCGCAAGGGCTGAAGGAGAATCAATCCATGATATTCAAACAAAACTAGCCTGTTTGGAAGTTTTTGCTTTAGGCGGGGAAAACAAGTTAGATGATGCAACCGAAAGTGGCTATTTTGTTATTAGAGCTGCTTTAGCTAAATCAGTATCAGAAGCAACAGAATTTTTAGCGGCAAAGACATTAGCAGAAGAAGGTGCGCCAGCGCTAATTCGATTTATTATTAATATCGCTGAACGGTTCAGTATTCAAGTCACAGAAAAGGTTGCTGCTCAAGCTATTCCTGCAATCGGGGCTGTAGGTGGCGTAATTATAAACAGCATATTTATTGATCATTTTCAAGATATGGCAAAAGGTCATTTCGTTGTTAGAAGACTAGAAAGAATATATGGGCAGGAAGACATAAAATATTTATATGGTGAAATGCTAAAATTGAAATAA
- a CDS encoding YkgJ family cysteine cluster protein — protein sequence MSDALNICLPCGFCCDGTLIGYVQLDREELPVLRELMEIEDSNDNGFFLQPCKNSCDGCTIYSQRPKQCASFKCGLLKSVEQKELNFDSAIEIINLVKQKKIAIEKKLDLLPFELQSQSFHFKMAELKKVIRENKAESSSPQNHLELISDLEQLDVLLSQKFGVSLY from the coding sequence ATGAGTGATGCATTAAATATTTGTTTGCCTTGCGGATTCTGTTGTGACGGTACCTTAATTGGTTATGTGCAGCTGGACCGTGAAGAGCTACCAGTATTGCGTGAATTAATGGAAATAGAGGATTCCAATGATAACGGCTTTTTTCTTCAACCTTGCAAAAACTCTTGTGATGGTTGCACTATCTATTCACAAAGACCAAAACAATGTGCCAGTTTTAAATGTGGCCTTTTAAAATCCGTGGAACAAAAGGAATTGAATTTTGATTCGGCAATTGAAATCATTAACCTAGTTAAACAAAAAAAGATCGCCATAGAAAAAAAACTAGATTTACTACCGTTTGAACTACAATCTCAATCATTTCATTTTAAAATGGCCGAATTGAAAAAGGTAATACGCGAAAACAAAGCTGAATCATCATCACCGCAAAACCATCTCGAATTAATATCGGATCTTGAGCAGCTCGATGTACTGTTGTCACAAAAATTTGGTGTTTCGCTGTATTAA